DNA sequence from the Rhizoctonia solani chromosome 14, complete sequence genome:
GAAGTCAAAGCCACAAGTCCAAGCGAAAAGAGTATCAAAACCAGCAAGGCGAGAGTCAAGACATGCGTGGAGGCGTGGCGCAGCAAACTGGTCGAGACATTCATGTCGAGTATATTCAGGATTGGTTGGATTGCGCCAGAGCCATGATCCAGGAGACTGAGAAGCTGCGCTGGGCCAGGTACTTTTTCTTGTCCTACAAGCTCAGAGGAGTGAAGAATCGGGAGTGCAGCGTTCATCCCCCTCCAGAGGTCCCCCCCGTGACTGTGCTTAATGAGCCTACGGGTGATGATGAAGGTATGCATGAATAGCTATCAGAGTCCCATTTTCTCACTAACAAAGCTTACATGGTCTCCAGATGTTGAAATTGAGGTTGATCAAGAAAGCCCAAGGGTGAAAGCTGTCGAAGGTATACTCAGCCATTTCAATACCACTCTATTTGAGCCTGGTATGTGGTTCATCGACATTGCCACCCGGATCACCATCTCGCCAAATCCGGACGATCCATCGGAGTGTACCTTTGCGGATGCGGATATGCACTCCCTTCTATTTCAACACTATACCGGCTTAGCATTTGAAAGCTGTGAAGAGCTCGTTAGCGGTCAAGGAAATCATTACCAGAAGGACGAAGTTGCCCACTTGAACGCTCTTGCCGGCGGTCGCTTGACCATCCCCCGTAGGCTAGCAGGAGACACCGGTATCACTTATGCGCAAATCTACACCACCGACAAAAGCAATACCTACAACATTGCGCTAGCTCAGAACGCACAGCGAACCAGCGCCATCCGAATGCTTGAGTCATGGGATCAAGAGCTCAGCACGCATATCAACGGGTTGATGTCTAGCTTTGAGAACTCGGCTTGCAACCATGGTGTAGCCTTACGTATTGAGACTCGTGTAGAGTATGAGAGCTATCCCACCTGTCATTTGAGAATACCGGATGAGCTGCTCCGGAGGTGTGTCTATGTTTTAGACCGTGATGTGTTCTGGTAAGCACGTATTCTGCTCATCCCTGTGGAAGTAATACTCATCTGTTGGCAGGCACTGGAAACGTTGCCGGCTTGCGTCCATGAAAAGCGTTATGTGCCAATGGATGGACGCTCGGCGTACGTTTACCCTCAACCGGCTTGCCGTGGCTGGGACATTGCTCATCATCATGGAATACATGATGAATGCACTGGTGAACCGTCCAGCCTCTGGGGGGACTTGGGACCAGGTTCATGATGCAGCCTGCGTTAAAGAAATGAGGGGGAACGAATTGGTTCCCACGCGCAAGCTGGGCGCCCTGTTTCTCCCCAAGATTCATTTTGAGAAAAACAAACAGCCGCGTGTTTCTAGGCAGCGAGTCCTCGACCAGGCAACCATTCTCTACTTACTTGGGCCTCAAGGTCAATTGTTGAGCAGTATCATGGCTTTCAACAAGATTGTGGGAGTGAATCTCCGAAAGCGACCGCGCGATGAAGACCCTCGCCCTTGGGAAAGCGGCGCGCAGAATTCAAGCGCGGCTCCAATATCAAACAAGCAGAGACTAGTTACGATCCGGAGTACCCATGACACAGCGAACCCGCTTGCTGGTCCCGATTATGCTCAAGATCAGGATACGTACtcatcagaagaagaagaagatcaGGCAGAGCAAGAGAGCGCTTCACCGTTCAAGAATATGCTTTGGGACATTATCAGCAATTATCCAATCCAGATCATGAACAAGGCTCCTAACCGCTCACAAGCGCGTGAGTCTTGGTGCCAACTTGGCAGCGACGAGCTTGCTGGAGTAACGCATGACTTCTTCACCAGCATGGAGAATCTCACAAGAGCGTTTGAATCGTACTACTTGTTTCCTGCTGATCtcagcaagtgggatgcCACCGTGGCTCATCTCTTTCCGCTCATTCAAGGCAGCACCGGGAACCTTGAAAGGCGACAAGGTGTTTCGAATTTGGGAGTGGTGGTAGAGTTTTGCACCATGCAGCTAGCCCTTCCTGAGTCAAGTCGAGCGCAGATGGTTCAAGACGCTAGACGATATGTCTCAGCACACTGGGCTTGGTTACCCATAGGCACGGGCAAGAACCACTTGTGGTCAACCGGGGTCAGCAACGTGCCTAAATCTGCGCAACAAGTAGGACCATTGAAAGGAGGGCCTTGGATGATTCGCAACCCTAGGTTAATTCGCGCTGGTGATCACTAATGTAATACCCTCATATTGGTGGTAGTGCGTGGAAGCCTTTTTGTTCTTCATGATAACAGGCCCAGCTGACTCGTAGCCCAGACCTGTAGCTAAAGTGTCATGATTACACTTGATACACCAGCCTTTGATTGATATGATCTTCGACTTCTTGAACTCAGTCATTGCTTGTTCAAAATACCCTACTCCGTTTGAAACAATATTATTTATCTTCGAACCAGGATTAAGACTTTGAGTTGTAGACGCTTTATGATATTTAGTTTACACTTGGGTTGGTTTTGTATTAGTTTAGTAACTCATCAAGTGAGCCAGTACCACAGGGGATGGTGTATGACTTACGCAAAATGACAGGCTAAAACCCTATTGTAATGGGCAATGCTTTATTGTATCAATCCTTCATGCATTGGGTTCACTACTGGTGGTTTTATCAACTCTGTAAACTTCTGCCATTTACGTGTGAGAGATTCGTTGAGCATTTCTTTTACAAGACCCCAGATTCTAAGCAGCAACATAGGGGATTTCATGATATCCCAATCAGAAAGCGATAGCATCAGCATATGAGAAATTATGAACGTACCATAAACAGCAAATTTATGTATTCATATCCAACCTTTTATGACTCTGGAAGGTTATATGCAGCAACACGCAATTGGAAGGACAGGGCTATAATGGGAGGAGCCCCTAGTATTGCCCGTATGTTTGTCAATAGTACATTTATGTGGCTCATCTCCAACATAGAAAGCGATGTTTTATTTCTCAATAAACAATCGGACATTTGGAGAAAGCCATCATTCTCTTGTAGCTTGCATAAAGCACTTACTGATAAAACAAAGCCTCAAAACAACAAGTTGGGTACATGCAAATGCTCTATTGTCTTTTATACCGACTCATAAGGTCTTGCGCTGGACAATGTAGACCTCCAAATATATCTCAGAATATTCATTTATAGTTTTTATTGACTAATACAGATAACTCTCATCCATTTTTGACTCCGATACCCAACAGGTCTAAAGCGCTTATTGGTCATAGCACAGTATCTTCCATTGTTGGCCACGGCAGAAAGATAATGATGGTTAATCAACCAACAGTTGACACCccaataccaccaatatgtaTTGGGAAAAGCTCCCTGATGAAAAATCCTGAGGAGGGAAGTGGGTTACACGTCTGAGAAAATTACTCACGACCAACAATTAGTTTCTGACAGTCCCGCTATTCCAGGTGGCTCTTAGCCTTAGCGCGTACTCCGCATTTTCAGTCATTATACTTATCACTTGGGTTAACCAAATTTGTTGCCAGGAGCTTTCCCAAGACTGGATTCACAAAAATGAAGCAAGttgacttggacattgtGGAATGGACTTCAAGGCTTAAAGCAGGCTGGTCATTTCAAAACAGGCAACTACTCATTTACTTACTATGATGACATGTATGTACTCCCCGATCTATGATATTATATTTGTAGCCTACCATATGTTTGATAAATTTCAGCTACATGGATTGCTTTTTTCCGCAACAGGAGGTAATATATGTATTCATATAGGACCGTTTTATATTAAAACAAGTCCTCATAAttcacaaaaaaaaaacagaatATACAAGAAAATAGCTCCTTATTGCCTTCCCGTTGTATTGTCCATATCGAACTCACATGTATCTGGGACTGACTGTGCATCAAGCGGGAGCCGGCAGGGGGAATAGGTGCTGAAACTGAAGTGACAGTTGCAGGCACAGAGGCGTTCGTAGACgcagggggagggggtggaggtggtgtgCCGGCGGGCACAGAAGCTGAAGACACAGCGATCAAGGGAGGCTCAAGAGAAGGGGGCGTGGGACCGGCGGGAGATGCAGGAAGAATGGGAGATGGCGGCGCAGGCGCAGGCGCCGGTccaggagccggagcaggagccggagcaggagcaggagcaggagccggagcaggagcaggagcaggagcaggagcaggagcaggagcaggagcaggagcaggagcaggagcaggagcaggagcaggagcaggagcaggagcaggagcaggagcagg
Encoded proteins:
- a CDS encoding DEAD (Asp-Glu-Ala-Asp) box polypeptide 58; its protein translation is MSSRYSSPNYTEDEATFETDKREQIDKNLPEIKLVTLREWLAFGFAWTNMPLIPVPTLKTVKYYMMRSKSYTLTSDLHIGPVKVLMDDRTLDMHIHKVPNIRFLDLGDNGMFRLHFPLLGSTGNNMYLGDSQMAQLYDLAFHPAALQTLPEDLVREWPGTYEDKKFRSQSHKSKRKEYQNQQGESQDMRGGVAQQTGRDIHVEYIQDWLDCARAMIQETEKLRWARYFFLSYKLRGVKNRECSVHPPPEVPPVTVLNEPTGDDEDVEIEVDQESPRVKAVEGILSHFNTTLFEPGMWFIDIATRITISPNPDDPSECTFADADMHSLLFQHYTGLAFESCEELVSGQGNHYQKDEVAHLNALAGGRLTIPRRLAGDTGITYAQIYTTDKSNTYNIALAQNAQRTSAIRMLESWDQELSTHINGLMSSFENSACNHGVALRIETRVEYESYPTCHLRIPDELLRRCVYVLDRDVFWHWKRCRLASMKSVMCQWMDARRTFTLNRLAVAGTLLIIMEYMMNALVNRPASGGTWDQVHDAACVKEMRGNELVPTRKLGALFLPKIHFEKNKQPRVSRQRVLDQATILYLLGPQGQLLSSIMAFNKIVGVNLRKRPRDEDPRPWESGAQNSSAAPISNKQRLVTIRSTHDTANPLAGPDYAQDQDTYSSEEEEDQAEQESASPFKNMLWDIISNYPIQIMNKAPNRSQARESWCQLGSDELAGVTHDFFTSMENLTRAFESYYLFPADLSKWDATVAHLFPLIQGSTGNLERRQGVSNLGVVVEFCTMQLALPESSRAQMVQDARRYVSAHWAWLPIGTGKNHLWSTGVSNVPKSAQQVGPLKGGPWMIRNPRLIRAGDH